A single region of the Gemella sp. zg-570 genome encodes:
- a CDS encoding YhdT family protein codes for MNKNKDYVYALILVFIHFSLWYYFAYIRYADIEVKDYKYILGIPEWFFYSSVVTSIFVILLLILFCRKIFSEDISEDLK; via the coding sequence ATGAATAAAAATAAAGATTATGTATATGCTTTGATTTTAGTATTCATACACTTTTCTTTATGGTATTATTTTGCATACATAAGATATGCTGATATTGAAGTTAAAGATTATAAGTATATCTTAGGAATACCAGAATGGTTTTTTTATAGTTCAGTTGTAACAAGTATTTTTGTAATATTACTACTAATTTTATTTTGTAGAAAAATATTTAGTGAAGATATTTCTGAGGATTTAAAATAA